A region of Diadema setosum chromosome 15, eeDiaSeto1, whole genome shotgun sequence DNA encodes the following proteins:
- the LOC140238658 gene encoding uncharacterized protein — translation MDKSALLFDNEMALKVSRVRSCTAIVVAALLVGGAVAVTLIIHSDHRATTMCPTSDLGHTGNRIMDTDVAKDLELRDETGKSTSETLTYNSALNTVLLNSPGNFSVGPAATIAIDFDRSVVVLSVHEDRTCMVFALQEELAEMTKTLVRNDQRHLTVTSRIQTGQLSVASARAVVLSGWRLRPNQRMTWKKEDATKFV, via the exons ATGGACAAGTCAGCACTGCTG TTTGACAACGAGATGGCCCTCAAAGTATCACGTGTGCGATCCTGCACTGCCATCGTGGTCGCAGCCCTGCTGGTTGGCGGCGCAGTCGCAGTCACGCTCATCATCCACAGCGACCACCGGGCGACAACCATGTGTCCCACCTCTGACTTGGGGCACACTGGAAACAGAATCATGGACACTGACGTG GCCAAAGACCTGGAGCTCCGAGACGAGACCGGGAAATCGACTTCCGAGACACTGACTTACAACAGCGCCCTCAACACCGTTCTCCTCAACTCACCGGGCAACTTCAGCGTGGGACCGGCCGCAACCATCGCGATCGACTTCGATCGT TCTGTGGTTGTGCTGAGTGTCCATGAGGATCGGACGTGCATGGTTTTCGCCCTCCAAGAAGAGCTGGCGGAGATGACTAAGACCTTGGTGCGCAACGACCAACGACACCTG ACGGTTACTTCCAGAATTCAAACGGGCCAATTATCCGTGGCCTCTGCTCGGGCCGTCGTGCTCAGTGGATGGAGATTAAGGCCGAATCAGCGCATGACGTGGAAAAAAGAGGATGCCACCAAGTTTGTTTGA